One region of Populus trichocarpa isolate Nisqually-1 chromosome 4, P.trichocarpa_v4.1, whole genome shotgun sequence genomic DNA includes:
- the LOC18097478 gene encoding B3 domain-containing transcription factor LEC2, with protein MENLFSTLFTSTGNTTNTTNASNAIMGCPQNSQFSSMYGPLSYHSTVPSNSVTQSNCVPPQYYMPAPCESRQNPYTHSLEKPSHHTPSADPFRLAMAGQNAFEMQRSCILQPNAFQLEQERRALDAYKTKVARCKRKLARQRSLSKTSIGASSTQIMDARRLALHGASTCGQRSRSNTSKDLYEFLTPDNKRLRAVLRKDLKNSDVGSLGRIVLPKREVEENLPVLNDKEGILLFLRDVYSNQEWALKFKFWSNNKSRMYVLENTGEFVKQNGLETGDFLTLYEDESKNLYFSITKVGKPASVPSQTPQPINHNSNCLYTPHMCQARDEEKSSLALLIEQLDQKEQEEANSLVAVPPDSAYTKNELTNNPFNNSSTYSQPASSAMQPSSPNGKMKAVDDSHVDDCYTGLGVLPDVYRFNFSL; from the exons ATGGAGAAccttttttcaactttattcACCAGCACAGGCAACACCACCAATACCACCAATGCTAGCAACGCAATAATGGGTTGTCCTCAGAATTCCCAGTTCTCTTCTATGTATGGACCATTGAGCTACCATTCAACAGTACCTTCAAATTCCGTAACTCAGTCAAACTGCGTTCCGCCACAGTACTATATGCCAGCGCCTTGTGAAAGTCGACAAAATCCATACACGCATTCTCTAGAGAAGCCTAGCCATCATACACCATCTGCAGATCCTTTCCGTCTTGCCATGGCTGGccaaaatgcttttgaaatgcaaagaTCATGCATTTTGCAGCCTAATGCGTTCCAATTAGAGCAAGAAAGGAGAGCTCTTGATGCATACAAGACCAAGGTGGCAAGGTGTAAGAGAAAACTTGCACGCCAAAGAAGCCTTAGTAAAACTTCTATTGGGGCTAGTTCAACTCAAATAATGGATGCAAGGAGATTGGCTTTGCATGGTGCTAGTACTTGTGGCCAAAGAAGCAGGAGCAATACCAGCAAAGATCTTTACGAGTTCTTAACACCTGATAACAAG AGACTCAGAGCGGTGCTTAGGAAGGACTTGAAGAATAGTGATGTTGGGTCTCTTGGCAGAATTGTTCTTCCAAAG AGAGAAGTAGAGGAAAATCTTCCTGTCctaaatgataaagaaggaatCCTACTTTTTCTCAGAGATGTATACTCTAACCAAGAGTGGGCCTTAAAGTTCAA GTTTTGGTCTAACAACAAAAGTAGGATGTATGTTCTTGAAAATACAG GAGAATTCGTAAAGCAAAATGGGCTGGAGACTGGAGATTTCCTTACTCTTTACGAGGATGAGAGCAAGAATCTC TATTTCTCTATCACAAAAGTGGGAAAACCAGCATCGGTGCCATCTCAAACACCACAGCCTATTAACCACAACTCTAACTGCCTATACACCCCGCATATGTGCCAAGCTAGGGATGAAGAAAAATCATCTTTAGCACTACTTATAGAACAACTTGACCAAAAGGAGCAAGAAGAAGCTAACAGCCTCGTGGCTGTGCCTCCGGACTCTGCTTACACAAAAAACGAACTAACCAACAATCCTTTCAACAACTCAAGTACCTATTCCCAACCAGCATCTTCAGCTATGCAACCTTCTTCACCAAATGGTAAAATGAAGGCGGTAGATGATTCTCATGTCGATGACTGCTATACTGGTCTCGGTGTGCTCCCTGATGTCTACCGATTTAATTTTTCGCTATGA